Proteins from a single region of Bradyrhizobium diazoefficiens:
- the dnaK gene encoding molecular chaperone DnaK, translated as MGKVIGIDLGTTNSCVAVMDGKNAKVIENSEGMRTTPSIVAVTDDGERLVGQPAKRQAVTNPERTFFAVKRLIGRRYDDPMVEKDKKLVPYKIVKASNGDAWVEADGQTYSPSQVSAFILQKMKETAEAHLGQKVEQAVITVPAYFNDAQRQATKDAGKIAGLEVLRIINEPTAAALAYGLDKTKAGTIAVYDLGGGTFDISILEIGDGVFEVKSTNGDTFLGGEDFDMRLVGYLADEFQKEQGINLRNDKLALQRLKEAAEKAKIELSSTTQTEINLPFITADQTGPKHLTMKLTRAKFEALVDDLIQKTVEPCRKALKDAGVTAGEIGEVVLVGGMSRMPKVQEVVKQLFGKEPHKGVNPDEVVAIGAAIQAGVLQGDVKDVLLLDVTPLSLGIETLGGVFTRIIDRNTTIPTKKSQVFSTAEDNQNAVTIRVFQGEREMAADNKMLGQFDLMGIPPAPRGMPQIEVTFDIDANGIVNVSAKDKATAKEQQIRIQASGGLSEADIDKMVKDAEANAAADKQRREAVDAKNHADALVHSTEKALAEHGSKVAETERRAIEDAVSDLKEALKGDDAEAIKAKTNTLAQASMKLGEAMYKQQAEADAKKDAAKDDVVDAEFTEVDDDKNNKKSA; from the coding sequence ATGGGAAAGGTCATTGGGATCGACCTCGGCACCACGAATTCGTGCGTCGCCGTAATGGATGGCAAGAACGCCAAAGTTATCGAGAATTCCGAGGGCATGCGCACGACGCCTTCGATCGTCGCCGTGACTGACGACGGTGAGCGCCTCGTCGGCCAGCCTGCCAAGCGCCAGGCCGTCACCAATCCGGAGCGTACGTTCTTCGCAGTGAAGCGCCTGATCGGCCGCCGCTACGACGACCCGATGGTCGAGAAGGACAAGAAGCTCGTTCCGTACAAGATCGTGAAGGCTTCCAACGGCGACGCCTGGGTCGAGGCCGATGGCCAGACCTATTCGCCCTCGCAGGTCTCGGCGTTCATCTTGCAGAAGATGAAGGAGACCGCGGAAGCCCATCTCGGCCAGAAGGTCGAGCAGGCGGTCATCACCGTTCCCGCTTACTTCAACGACGCCCAGCGCCAGGCGACCAAGGACGCCGGCAAGATCGCGGGCCTTGAAGTGCTGCGCATCATCAACGAGCCGACCGCGGCGGCGCTGGCCTATGGCCTCGACAAGACCAAGGCCGGCACGATCGCCGTGTACGACCTCGGCGGCGGCACGTTCGATATTTCCATTCTCGAAATCGGCGACGGTGTGTTCGAGGTGAAGTCGACCAACGGCGACACCTTCCTCGGCGGCGAAGACTTCGACATGCGCCTCGTGGGCTATCTGGCCGACGAGTTCCAGAAGGAGCAGGGCATCAACCTGCGCAACGACAAGCTCGCGTTGCAGCGCCTGAAGGAAGCCGCTGAAAAGGCCAAGATCGAGCTGTCGTCGACGACGCAGACCGAGATCAACCTGCCCTTCATCACCGCGGACCAGACCGGCCCGAAGCATCTGACGATGAAGCTCACCCGCGCCAAATTCGAGGCGCTGGTCGACGACCTCATTCAGAAGACCGTCGAGCCCTGCCGCAAGGCGCTGAAGGATGCCGGCGTCACCGCCGGTGAAATCGGTGAAGTCGTGCTGGTCGGCGGCATGTCGCGCATGCCGAAGGTCCAGGAAGTCGTGAAGCAGCTGTTCGGCAAGGAGCCGCACAAGGGCGTCAACCCGGATGAAGTCGTGGCGATCGGTGCCGCGATCCAGGCCGGCGTGCTTCAGGGCGACGTCAAGGACGTGCTGCTGCTCGACGTGACCCCGCTGTCGCTGGGTATCGAGACGCTCGGCGGCGTGTTCACCCGCATCATCGACCGCAACACCACGATCCCGACCAAGAAGAGCCAGGTGTTCTCGACTGCCGAGGACAACCAGAACGCGGTCACCATCCGCGTCTTCCAGGGCGAGCGTGAAATGGCGGCCGACAACAAGATGCTGGGCCAGTTCGATCTCATGGGCATTCCGCCGGCCCCGCGCGGCATGCCGCAGATCGAGGTGACCTTCGACATCGACGCCAACGGCATCGTCAACGTCTCGGCCAAGGACAAGGCGACTGCGAAGGAGCAGCAGATCCGGATCCAGGCCTCGGGCGGCCTGTCGGAAGCCGACATCGACAAGATGGTCAAGGACGCGGAGGCCAATGCCGCGGCAGACAAGCAGCGCCGCGAGGCGGTCGACGCCAAGAACCATGCCGATGCGCTGGTGCACTCCACCGAGAAGGCGCTGGCCGAGCACGGTTCGAAGGTCGCCGAGACCGAGCGCCGCGCCATCGAGGATGCCGTCAGCGACCTCAAGGAAGCGCTGAAGGGCGACGATGCCGAGGCGATCAAGGCCAAGACCAACACGCTGGCTCAGGCTTCGATGAAGCTCGGCGAGGCCATGTACAAGCAGCAGGCCGAGGCCGACGCCAAGAAGGATGCGGCCAAGGACGACGTCGTCGACGCGGAATTCACCGAGGTCGACGACGACAAGAACAACAAGAAGTCCGCTTAA
- the pncA gene encoding bifunctional nicotinamidase/pyrazinamidase — MLDRRQILAALGTTALASLAPTALFAAASIKPDDTSALLVIDVQNCFLPGGSLAVKEGEQVVPVINKIAKGFANVVMTQDWHTPGHISFASVHSGKKPFETIDLPYGKQVLWPDHCVQGTDGASLSKDLSIPQAELIIRKGFHKNVDSYSAFLEADGKTSTGLAGYLRARKIKRVFVAGLATDFCVAWTALDARKAGFEVYVVEDACRGIDNQGSLAKAWADMAKAGVKRIQSTDIAVSA; from the coding sequence ATGCTTGATCGACGACAAATCCTGGCGGCGCTGGGGACCACGGCACTCGCGAGCCTCGCTCCAACCGCGCTGTTTGCAGCGGCTTCCATCAAGCCGGACGACACCTCCGCGCTGCTCGTGATCGACGTGCAGAACTGCTTCCTGCCGGGCGGCAGCCTTGCAGTAAAGGAAGGCGAGCAGGTCGTGCCTGTCATCAACAAGATCGCCAAGGGCTTTGCGAACGTCGTGATGACGCAGGACTGGCACACGCCCGGCCACATCTCGTTCGCATCGGTGCATTCCGGCAAGAAGCCGTTCGAGACCATCGACCTGCCCTATGGCAAGCAAGTGCTGTGGCCCGATCATTGCGTGCAAGGCACCGACGGCGCCTCGCTCTCGAAGGACCTGTCGATCCCGCAAGCCGAGCTCATCATCCGCAAAGGCTTTCACAAGAACGTCGACAGCTATTCGGCATTCCTCGAAGCCGACGGCAAGACCTCGACGGGACTTGCCGGCTATCTCCGGGCACGCAAGATCAAGCGCGTCTTCGTTGCCGGCCTCGCGACCGACTTCTGCGTCGCCTGGACCGCGCTCGATGCGCGCAAGGCCGGCTTCGAGGTCTATGTCGTGGAAGACGCCTGCCGCGGCATCGACAATCAGGGCTCGCTCGCCAAGGCCTGGGCCGACATGGCCAAGGCCGGCGTGAAGCGGATTCAGTCTACGGATATCGCCGTCAGCGCGTAA
- a CDS encoding DUF1330 domain-containing protein: MAKGYWIGRVDVSSDEGYKPYAAANGPIFRKWGGRFVVRGGKFTTVEGASRTRNVVIEFPDYETAIACYNSPEYQANIKVRQPHSIADLIIVEGYDGPQPSDG, encoded by the coding sequence ATGGCAAAAGGCTACTGGATCGGGCGCGTCGATGTGAGCAGTGACGAGGGCTACAAGCCCTATGCCGCCGCCAACGGTCCGATCTTCAGGAAATGGGGTGGTCGCTTCGTCGTCCGCGGCGGCAAGTTCACCACGGTCGAGGGCGCCAGCCGGACCCGTAACGTCGTGATCGAATTCCCGGACTACGAGACCGCGATCGCCTGCTACAACTCGCCGGAATACCAGGCCAACATCAAGGTGCGCCAGCCGCACTCGATCGCCGATCTCATCATCGTCGAGGGTTATGACGGCCCACAGCCGTCGGACGGCTGA
- the grpE gene encoding nucleotide exchange factor GrpE: protein MTDQDRQPEDTTAATDEPVVSKPYIMPDDPEPGSVELLQKEAAEARDRMLRTLAEMENLRKRTAKEVADAKLYGVTGFARDVLDIADNLQRALDAVPAEARAAADPGLTALIEGVELTERSLLNALEKHGVKKFDPQGQKFDPNFQQAMYEVPDASVPAGTVVQVMQAGYTIGERVLRPALVGVAKGGAKPAAAANSNEANGAAN from the coding sequence ATGACCGATCAAGACCGGCAACCCGAAGACACGACTGCTGCGACCGACGAGCCCGTGGTGTCGAAACCCTACATCATGCCCGACGATCCAGAGCCCGGTTCGGTCGAGCTGCTGCAGAAGGAAGCCGCCGAGGCGCGCGACCGCATGCTGCGGACGCTGGCCGAGATGGAGAACTTACGCAAGCGCACCGCCAAGGAGGTCGCTGATGCCAAGCTCTACGGCGTCACCGGCTTTGCCCGCGACGTGCTCGACATCGCCGACAATCTCCAGCGCGCGCTCGATGCCGTTCCGGCCGAAGCGCGCGCCGCCGCCGATCCCGGCCTGACCGCGCTGATCGAGGGTGTCGAGCTCACCGAGCGCTCGCTGCTCAACGCACTAGAAAAGCACGGCGTGAAGAAGTTCGATCCGCAGGGCCAGAAGTTCGACCCGAACTTCCAGCAGGCAATGTACGAAGTACCTGATGCGTCCGTGCCCGCAGGCACCGTCGTGCAGGTCATGCAGGCCGGCTACACCATCGGCGAGCGCGTGCTGCGCCCGGCGCTGGTCGGCGTCGCCAAAGGCGGCGCGAAGCCCGCGGCGGCCGCGAACAGCAACGAGGCGAACGGCGCCGCCAATTAG
- the dnaJ gene encoding molecular chaperone DnaJ, producing the protein MSTSTKRCYYETLEVDRDADESKLKSSFRKLAMKFHPDRNPGDDTSEVRFKEINEAYEVLKDKDKRAAYDRYGHAAFEQGGPGGGAGFGAGFASSFSDIFEDLFGMAGQRGRGGRERGADLRYNMEITLEEAFGGKTAQIEIPVSVTCEACSGIGAKAGTKPKTCSMCGGAGRVRQSQGFFTLERTCPGCQGRGQMIEDACPSCSGQGRVTRERTLSVNIPQGVEDGTRIRLAGEGEAGVRGGPPGDLYIFLSLAQHQFFQRDGADLHCRVPISMVTAALGGEFEVPTIDKGKAKVKVPPGTQSARRFRIASKGMPVLRSRQMGDMYVQVVVETPQNLTKKQQELLAEFEKLSSGNTQPESEGFFAKVKDFFGNRAN; encoded by the coding sequence ATGTCCACGTCCACCAAGCGCTGCTATTACGAGACCCTCGAAGTCGATCGCGACGCCGACGAATCCAAGCTGAAATCGTCGTTTCGCAAGCTGGCGATGAAGTTTCATCCTGACCGCAATCCAGGCGATGACACCAGCGAAGTCCGGTTCAAGGAAATCAACGAGGCCTATGAGGTCCTCAAGGACAAGGACAAGCGCGCTGCCTATGACCGCTACGGCCATGCCGCCTTCGAACAGGGCGGTCCTGGCGGTGGTGCGGGGTTCGGCGCGGGCTTCGCCTCCTCTTTCTCGGACATTTTCGAAGACCTGTTCGGCATGGCGGGGCAGCGTGGCCGTGGCGGCCGCGAGCGTGGCGCCGATCTGCGCTACAACATGGAAATCACGCTTGAGGAAGCCTTCGGCGGCAAGACCGCGCAGATCGAGATCCCGGTCTCCGTCACCTGCGAGGCCTGTTCGGGCATCGGCGCCAAGGCCGGCACCAAGCCGAAGACCTGCTCGATGTGCGGCGGCGCCGGCCGCGTGCGGCAGTCGCAGGGCTTCTTTACCCTGGAGCGCACCTGCCCGGGCTGCCAGGGTCGCGGCCAGATGATCGAGGACGCCTGTCCGTCCTGTTCGGGCCAGGGCCGGGTCACCCGCGAGCGCACGCTGTCGGTCAACATTCCCCAGGGCGTCGAGGACGGCACAAGGATCAGGCTCGCCGGCGAAGGCGAGGCCGGCGTCCGCGGCGGCCCGCCCGGCGACCTCTACATCTTCCTGTCGCTGGCCCAGCACCAGTTCTTCCAGCGCGACGGCGCGGACCTGCATTGCCGTGTGCCGATCTCGATGGTGACCGCGGCGCTCGGCGGCGAATTTGAGGTGCCGACGATCGACAAGGGCAAGGCCAAGGTGAAGGTCCCCCCCGGAACCCAGTCCGCCCGCCGGTTCCGCATCGCATCAAAGGGCATGCCGGTGCTGCGCTCGCGCCAGATGGGCGACATGTACGTCCAGGTCGTGGTCGAGACCCCGCAGAACCTCACCAAGAAGCAGCAGGAATTGCTGGCCGAGTTCGAAAAACTCTCCTCCGGCAACACCCAGCCGGAATCCGAGGGCTTCTTCGCCAAGGTCAAGGATTTCTTCGGTAATCGGGCGAATTGA
- the dapB gene encoding 4-hydroxy-tetrahydrodipicolinate reductase translates to MSDMRLIVAGAGGRMGRALTRAIADTKGAVLAGALEAPGSELLGKDAGVLAGLPENGIKLSADLWALSKDADGILDFTVPAATIANVAIAAERGLVHVIGTTGLSGSDNAVIKSVTNRAVVVQSGNMSLGVNLLAAVVKRVAKALDENFDIEIVEAHHRMKVDAPSGTALMLGQAAAAGRGISLEENAERGRDGITGARKPGAIGFASLRGGTVAGEHSVTFLGPFERLTLSHLAEDRMLFAHGALKAALWAHGRKPGHYSMADVLGLADI, encoded by the coding sequence ATGTCCGACATGCGCTTGATTGTTGCTGGAGCCGGCGGCCGGATGGGCCGTGCCCTGACGCGGGCGATTGCCGACACCAAAGGCGCGGTGCTGGCCGGCGCCCTGGAAGCGCCGGGCTCGGAGCTGCTCGGCAAGGATGCCGGCGTCCTCGCCGGTCTGCCTGAAAACGGCATCAAATTGTCGGCGGACCTCTGGGCGCTGTCAAAGGACGCCGACGGCATCCTGGATTTCACCGTGCCGGCCGCGACCATCGCCAATGTCGCGATCGCAGCCGAACGCGGGCTCGTCCATGTCATCGGCACCACCGGGCTGTCAGGCTCGGACAACGCCGTGATCAAAAGCGTCACCAACCGCGCGGTCGTGGTGCAATCAGGCAATATGAGCCTGGGCGTCAATCTTCTCGCCGCGGTGGTCAAGCGCGTCGCGAAGGCGCTCGACGAGAACTTTGATATCGAGATCGTCGAAGCCCACCACCGCATGAAGGTCGATGCGCCCTCGGGCACAGCGCTGATGCTGGGCCAGGCGGCGGCCGCCGGCCGCGGCATTTCGCTCGAAGAAAATGCAGAGCGCGGCCGCGATGGCATCACCGGTGCGCGCAAGCCGGGCGCGATCGGCTTTGCCTCCTTGCGCGGCGGCACGGTCGCCGGCGAGCACAGCGTGACCTTCCTTGGCCCGTTCGAGCGCCTGACGCTGTCGCATCTCGCCGAAGACCGCATGCTGTTCGCACACGGCGCGCTCAAGGCGG
- the pyrF gene encoding orotidine-5'-phosphate decarboxylase — translation MTPAEIAPKDRLIVALDLPSVDAAEAMVNRLGDSVTFYKIGYRLAYAGGLPLVAKLADSGKKVFLDLKLHDIGNTVTQGVESITKLGATFLTVHAYPQTMKGAVEGRGSSKLKLLAVTVLTSYNEDDLHAAGFRLGVSELVAARAQQAQVLGIDGLVSSPEEVGALRKIVGHQMHLVTPGIRPAGAASGDQKRIMTPGRAISAGADYLVVGRPVVKATDPRAIAEAIQVEIVQALG, via the coding sequence ATGACGCCAGCCGAAATCGCCCCGAAAGACCGCCTGATCGTTGCGCTCGATTTGCCCAGCGTCGATGCCGCGGAGGCGATGGTCAACCGGCTCGGCGACAGTGTCACCTTCTACAAGATCGGCTATCGCCTCGCTTATGCCGGCGGCCTACCGCTGGTTGCCAAGCTCGCCGACAGCGGCAAGAAGGTCTTTCTCGATCTCAAGCTGCACGACATCGGCAACACAGTGACGCAGGGCGTCGAGAGCATCACCAAGCTCGGTGCGACCTTCCTCACCGTACACGCCTATCCGCAGACCATGAAAGGCGCGGTCGAAGGCCGCGGCTCTTCGAAGCTGAAGCTGCTCGCCGTCACCGTGCTGACCTCGTACAATGAGGACGATCTGCACGCGGCAGGTTTCCGGCTCGGCGTCTCCGAGCTGGTCGCAGCGCGCGCGCAGCAGGCGCAGGTGCTCGGTATCGACGGGCTGGTATCGTCGCCCGAAGAAGTCGGAGCCTTGCGCAAGATCGTCGGCCACCAGATGCATCTCGTCACGCCCGGCATCCGCCCTGCGGGCGCCGCGTCCGGCGACCAGAAGCGCATCATGACACCCGGCCGCGCGATCAGCGCCGGCGCAGACTATCTTGTCGTTGGGCGGCCGGTGGTGAAAGCCACTGACCCCAGGGCGATCGCTGAAGCCATCCAGGTCGAGATCGTGCAGGCGCTCGGCTGA
- the rph gene encoding ribonuclease PH has product MRPSRRAPDELRPVTLERGVVKYAEGSCLVKFGDTHVLVTATLEERLPPWLKGQGRGWVTAEYGMLPRATSERTRREASAGKQSGRTVEIQRLIGRSLRTIVDLEALGERQITVDCDVLQADGGTRTASITGAWVALADCINWMKARNMIKANVMRDNVAAISCGIYRGTPVLDLDYVEDSEAETDANFVMTGDGRIIEVQGTAEREPFTQDELLALMALARKGVSRLVDLQKLAVA; this is encoded by the coding sequence ATGCGGCCAAGCCGCCGTGCGCCCGACGAACTGCGCCCCGTGACGCTGGAGCGCGGCGTGGTCAAATATGCGGAGGGCTCCTGCCTCGTGAAATTCGGCGACACCCATGTGCTTGTTACCGCCACGCTGGAAGAACGCCTGCCGCCCTGGTTGAAGGGCCAGGGCCGCGGCTGGGTCACCGCCGAATATGGCATGCTGCCGCGCGCAACCTCCGAACGGACCCGCCGCGAGGCTTCCGCCGGAAAGCAGAGCGGCCGCACTGTCGAGATCCAGCGCCTGATCGGCCGCTCGCTTCGCACCATCGTCGATCTCGAAGCGCTCGGCGAGCGCCAGATCACGGTCGATTGCGACGTGCTGCAGGCCGATGGCGGCACCCGCACGGCCTCGATCACCGGCGCCTGGGTCGCGCTCGCCGATTGCATCAACTGGATGAAGGCGCGCAACATGATCAAGGCCAACGTGATGCGCGACAACGTGGCCGCGATCTCCTGCGGCATCTACAGGGGCACGCCGGTGCTGGATCTCGACTATGTCGAGGATTCGGAAGCCGAGACCGACGCCAATTTCGTCATGACCGGCGACGGCCGCATCATCGAGGTGCAGGGCACCGCGGAACGCGAGCCCTTTACGCAGGACGAGTTGCTGGCGTTGATGGCGCTGGCGCGCAAGGGCGTCTCGCGTCTCGTTGACTTGCAGAAACTGGCTGTCGCGTAG
- the rdgB gene encoding RdgB/HAM1 family non-canonical purine NTP pyrophosphatase, with amino-acid sequence MHRRITGKLVIATHNPGKLAEMKELLAPYGIEAVSAGELGLPEPDETGHDFRSNAAIKAIAAAQATRLPAFADDSGIVVDALDGAPGIYSARWAGPSKDFTAAMAQIERLLQERGATTPDKRKAHFVSALCVAWPDDHLEEVEARVDGTLVWPTRGTAGFGYDPMFLPDGYDRTFGEMESIEKHGLPPLGLGLSHRARAFVKLAEICLEPR; translated from the coding sequence ATGCACCGCCGAATCACCGGAAAGCTCGTCATCGCGACCCACAATCCCGGCAAGCTCGCCGAGATGAAGGAGCTGCTCGCGCCTTACGGCATCGAGGCGGTGTCGGCCGGTGAGCTCGGCCTCCCCGAGCCTGATGAGACCGGCCACGATTTCCGCAGCAACGCCGCGATCAAGGCGATCGCGGCGGCGCAGGCGACCAGGCTTCCCGCTTTCGCCGATGATTCCGGCATCGTGGTCGACGCGCTCGACGGCGCCCCCGGCATCTACAGCGCGCGCTGGGCCGGACCGTCCAAGGATTTCACTGCTGCAATGGCGCAGATCGAGCGCCTATTGCAGGAGCGCGGCGCCACCACGCCGGACAAGCGCAAGGCTCATTTCGTCTCCGCGCTCTGCGTCGCCTGGCCCGACGATCATCTCGAAGAGGTCGAGGCCCGTGTCGACGGCACGCTGGTGTGGCCGACGCGCGGCACCGCCGGTTTTGGTTACGATCCGATGTTCCTGCCTGATGGATACGACCGCACCTTCGGCGAGATGGAAAGCATCGAGAAGCACGGCCTGCCGCCGCTCGGCCTCGGCCTGTCGCACCGCGCCCGCGCCTTCGTGAAACTGGCGGAGATCTGCCTTGAGCCGCGCTAA
- a CDS encoding rRNA adenine N-6-methyltransferase family protein, translated as MPLPSSARALKKPRLDDEVRFLRSWIEKPLHMGAVMPSGKLLARTMAHYVDIDSEAPVVELGPGTGAITSALVERGVDQKRLVLVEYNPGFCALLRDRYPQAKVVQGDAYRLRDTLWNVLSAPASAVVSGLPLVTKPMLTRLRLIRDAFTALTPGAPFVQFTYAVVPPIPKSLPGVSTEASERIWMNLPPARVWVYRKD; from the coding sequence ATGCCATTGCCATCGTCCGCGCGTGCGTTGAAGAAGCCTCGTCTCGATGACGAGGTGCGCTTTCTCAGATCGTGGATCGAAAAGCCGCTGCACATGGGCGCAGTGATGCCGTCGGGCAAGCTGCTGGCGCGGACCATGGCCCATTATGTCGATATCGATTCGGAGGCACCGGTGGTCGAGCTTGGGCCCGGCACCGGCGCTATCACCTCCGCGCTGGTCGAACGTGGCGTCGACCAGAAGCGCCTCGTCCTCGTCGAATACAATCCCGGCTTCTGCGCCCTGCTGCGCGACCGCTATCCGCAGGCCAAGGTGGTGCAGGGCGATGCCTATCGCCTGCGCGACACGCTCTGGAACGTCCTGAGCGCACCGGCCTCCGCCGTCGTCTCCGGCCTGCCGCTGGTGACCAAGCCGATGCTGACGCGGCTGCGGCTGATCCGCGACGCCTTCACGGCGCTGACCCCCGGCGCGCCCTTCGTCCAGTTCACCTATGCGGTGGTGCCGCCGATCCCGAAATCGCTGCCCGGCGTGTCCACAGAGGCTTCGGAACGGATCTGGATGAACCTTCCGCCGGCCCGCGTCTGGGTGTATCGCAAGGACTAA
- the hrcA gene encoding heat-inducible transcriptional repressor HrcA: protein MAHHDPIHLIAPRAGLAQLNERSRDIFRQIVESYLATGEPVGSRNISRLIAMPLSPASVRNVMADLEQLGLIYAPHTSAGRLPTELGLRFFVDALMQVGDLNETERQSIQSQLATVGQAQSVEAALDQALTRLSGLTRAAAVVLTPKSNARLKHIEFVRLEPEKALVILVGEDGQVENRVLTLPPGVPSSAITEAGNFLNARIRGRTLAEARLELETALAEARAELDQLTQKVISAGIASWSGGENEDRQLIVRGHANLLEDLHALEDLERVRLLFDDLETKRGVIDLLGRAETAEGVRIFIGSENKLFSLSGSSTIISPYRDAAGHIVGVLGVIGPTRLNYARVIPTVDYAARIVSRLLGG from the coding sequence GTGGCCCATCACGATCCGATCCATCTGATCGCGCCGCGCGCAGGCCTCGCCCAGCTCAACGAGCGTTCCCGCGACATCTTTCGCCAAATTGTCGAAAGCTACCTTGCGACCGGTGAGCCGGTCGGCTCGCGCAACATCTCGCGCCTGATCGCGATGCCGCTGTCGCCGGCCTCGGTCCGCAATGTCATGGCCGATCTGGAACAGCTCGGCCTGATCTACGCCCCGCACACCTCCGCCGGCCGGTTGCCGACGGAACTCGGCCTGCGCTTCTTCGTCGATGCCCTGATGCAGGTCGGCGACCTCAACGAGACCGAGCGGCAGTCGATCCAGAGCCAGCTTGCCACGGTCGGCCAGGCGCAATCGGTGGAGGCGGCGCTGGACCAGGCCCTGACCCGGCTCTCCGGTCTCACCCGCGCGGCCGCGGTGGTGCTGACCCCAAAGTCCAATGCACGGCTGAAACACATCGAATTCGTCCGGTTGGAACCCGAGAAGGCGCTGGTGATCCTGGTTGGCGAGGACGGCCAGGTCGAAAACCGCGTGCTAACGCTGCCGCCGGGAGTTCCCTCCTCGGCGATTACCGAAGCCGGAAATTTCCTCAATGCGCGGATTCGCGGCCGGACGCTCGCCGAGGCGCGGCTTGAGCTCGAGACCGCGCTCGCAGAGGCCCGCGCCGAGCTCGATCAACTGACGCAAAAGGTGATCTCGGCCGGGATCGCGAGCTGGTCGGGCGGCGAGAACGAAGATCGCCAACTCATCGTCCGCGGGCACGCCAATCTGCTGGAGGATCTGCACGCGCTGGAGGATCTCGAGCGGGTGCGGCTGCTGTTCGACGATCTCGAGACCAAGCGCGGCGTGATCGACCTGCTCGGTCGTGCTGAAACCGCCGAAGGCGTCCGGATTTTCATCGGCAGCGAGAACAAGCTGTTTTCCCTGTCAGGGTCCTCCACCATCATCTCGCCCTATCGGGATGCCGCCGGCCACATCGTCGGCGTTCTCGGCGTGATCGGACCGACGCGGCTGAATTATGCCCGCGTGATCCCGACCGTGGACTACGCCGCCCGCATCGTCAGCCGCCTGTTGGGGGGCTGA
- a CDS encoding NAD(P)H-dependent oxidoreductase yields the protein MAAPKILIIPGSLRTGSHNAKLAAVAAYEFAQAGVDVTRISLADFPLPIYDGDLQAKSGVPKHAINLKRMIGAHHGVLIVSPEYNASVPPLLKNAIDWVSRVHDLHEARGDVFRNRAFALAGASQSRLGAARALQALRLILTSCHANVIASQFTLAFAGEAYDDMDRLKNQADSEGLKGMVRQLIEISQRMM from the coding sequence ATGGCAGCCCCGAAAATCCTGATTATTCCCGGCTCCCTGCGCACCGGCTCGCACAATGCGAAGCTGGCGGCGGTCGCCGCCTATGAATTCGCCCAGGCCGGCGTCGATGTCACCCGCATCTCGCTCGCCGATTTTCCGCTGCCGATCTATGACGGCGATCTCCAGGCCAAATCCGGCGTGCCCAAGCACGCGATCAACCTCAAGCGGATGATCGGCGCGCATCATGGCGTGCTGATCGTCTCGCCCGAATACAACGCCTCGGTGCCGCCGCTGCTGAAGAACGCGATCGACTGGGTCAGCCGCGTGCATGACCTGCACGAAGCCCGCGGCGACGTCTTCCGCAACCGCGCCTTCGCGCTCGCCGGTGCCTCGCAGAGCCGGCTCGGGGCTGCCCGCGCGCTGCAGGCGCTGCGGCTGATCCTGACCTCCTGCCACGCCAATGTGATCGCCAGCCAGTTCACGCTCGCCTTTGCCGGAGAAGCCTATGACGATATGGACAGGCTCAAGAACCAGGCCGACAGCGAAGGGCTGAAGGGGATGGTGCGGCAATTGATCGAGATTTCCCAACGCATGATGTGA